In Amyelois transitella isolate CPQ chromosome 13, ilAmyTran1.1, whole genome shotgun sequence, a genomic segment contains:
- the LOC106137898 gene encoding zinc finger protein Xfin-like — protein sequence MSSDDSDDEPLSKLAVKKTDQDSSYEATTSEENDDEYIPNKKRKTNKKKVVSRPKISITIRRRDRREHVPDIIERPTDVWLYMKDLNQAGPFSCLLCSEWFINRTKMIVHYVLNHKKDFCGICRYFVPDRATWLEHVKFHIPWPCSQCVENFETEEELRQHLSAVHNLVHCRLCHFRLPDNDEYNAHLFQKHNVTNVNTKYEELLWDYDGGPTFLCLLCSKSNNQVEAFFSHYMGFHHFTLHCFSRFISGKDPPFAIFGAQVSTQFIESQLKTQERFGYVELDNKQTEMQDVESSDAQALLKALIPEIKQENVSDDEEKADGAKGNEGIDEHRNEILKSYKGDEDFDVTLVELVIMEKSYVEYINHTLLDMNANVVPEVSDIEYDSIKAEFPSEVTCGLCSTRHNAPYKFTAHMNKMHSIKSLPVYCCRVCATTFESKNELESHINEELGEFDDLWICQFCDKEFDNRETTRRHLNEHIDELEFDNCFSPHLGFKCRYCPMLFWNEPDRESHQVRVHFENNIEDYYKCQDCSETFSDKVFFVHHYYEKHQSTELEPPTYLFKCCRCCQVLPSIDDMRNHFNENHPEARKIFCSFDSCMYKPLSQMKTFKYHLKLVHASGNRVPRKISCTLCGREFPNSRACSTHMAQAHGPGRFKCKLCGDLMHTLDERKLHYLLRHPGRHPYECKECGKSFQYKSSLYMHKQEHVPNKKIYKCDECGKTFLKRDSFREHQMIHEGPRHACSYCPMRFVQRSNMLRHERRHTGERPYACQHCPRTFADKGACTSHSRTHSKQTSFACLYCGQTFVQKSKLTYHIRKHTGENLETCPVCSKLFTSGCSLREHMKIHDAKKGSIKCPLCDKRYQDERYMLRHLRINHTSAQYPCPVCGKAFATCTSLKYHVITHSAVNTFKCKICPKSYAAKKSILKHLRKRHGLREAVVNLKDFYSRVDPRDCELGLDEDTMTKIFGPPNKNQLIISDNLNVNEKGETSCEKSHEVLIKNEVPSEPEEELEPTDFVSIKIEQCAEDD from the exons ATGTCATCTGATGATTCTGATGATGAACCGCTATCAAAACTGGCTGTGAAGAAAACAGACCAAGATAGTTCCTATGAGGCGACTACTTCGGAAGAGAATGACGACGAATACATACCGAATAAAAAACggaaaactaataaaaagaaGGTGGTTTCCAGACCCAAAATTTCTATAACAATAAGACGCAGAGACAGAAGAGAACATGTACCTGACATAATAGAGCGTCCTACAGATGTATGGTTGTATATGAAAGATTTGAATCAAGCTGGACCATTTAGTTGCTTGCTGTGTTCAGAATGGTTTATTAACAGGACAAAAATGATAGTGCACTATGTACTAAATCATAAGAAAGACTTTTGTGGTATCTGCAG ATATTTTGTTCCCGACCGGGCAACATGGTTAGAACATGTAAAGTTTCATATACCATGGCCATGCTCTCAATGTGTGGAGAACTTTGAAACTGAAGAAGAACTACGTCAGCACCTCAGTGCTGTTCATAACTTAGTTCACTGCAGACTATGCCACTTCAGATTGCCTGATAATGACGAATATAATGCTCACCTATTCCAAAAGCATAATGTAACCAATGTGAACACGAAATATGAAGAATTGTTGTGGGATTATGATGGCGGTCCCACATTTCTTTGTCTGCTCtgttctaaatccaataaccaGGTAGAAGCATTCTTTAGCCACTACATGGGTTTTCACCATTTCACTCTTCATTGCTTCTCGAGGTTTATTTCTGGCAAAGATCCACCATTTGCTATATTTGGAGCTCAAGTCAGCACTCAATTTATAGAGAGTCAGTTGAAAACTCAAGAACGGTTTGGATATGTGGAGTTAGACAATAAACAGACTGAAATGCAAGATGTGGAAAGCAGCGATGCTCAGGCTTTGCTTAAGGCTCTTATACCAGAAATTAAACAAGAAAATGTCAGTGATGATGAAGAAAAAGCAGATGGAGCTAAAGGAAATGAAGGAATAGATGAACACCGTAATGAGATTCTGAAATCATATAAAGGGGATGAAGATTTTGATGTCACTCTAGTTGAGTTGGTTATTATGGAGAAAAGTTATGTTGAATATATTAACCATACATTACTTGATATGAATGCAAATGTTGTGCCCGAAGTATCAGATATTGAATATGATTCCATAAAAGCGGAGTTTCCATCAGAAGTAACTTGTGGACTGTGCAGCACTAGACATAACGCACCATACAAATTCACCGCACATATGAACAAAATGCACTCAATTAAGTCTTTACCAGTATATTGTTGCAGGGTGTGCGCAACTACTTTTGAAAGTAAGAATGAGCTTGAGTCTCATATAAACGAGGAGCTTGGTGAATTCGATGATTTGTGGATCTGTCAGTTTTGCGACAAGGAATTTGACAACCGAGAAACGACAAGACGCCACTTGAATGAGCATATTGATGAATTGGAGTTTGACAATTGTTTCAGTCCACATTTAGGCTTCAAGTGCCGCTATTGTCCCATGTTGTTCTGGAACGAGCCAGACAGGGAGTCCCATCAAGTGCGAGTTCACTTTGAGAACAATATTGAAGATTATTACAAATGTCAAGATTGTTCAGAAACTTTTAGTGATAAg GTGTTCTTTGTTCACCACTACTATGAGAAGCATCAGAGCACAGAATTGGAGCCACCCACTTACCTCTTCAAGTGTTGCCGCTGTTGCCAAGTGCTGCCCTCTATAGACGACATGCGGAATCATTTCAATGAGAACCATCCGGAAGCCAGGAAGATATTCTGCTCGTTCGACTCTTGCATGTACAAACCGCTGAGCCAAATGAAAACTTTTAAGTATCATTTGAAG TTAGTCCACGCGTCCGGCAACCGAGTGCCGCGCAAGATCAGCTGCACTCTGTGCGGCCGCGAGTTCCCCAACTCGCGCGCATGCAGCACGCACATGGCGCAGGCGCACGGGCCCGGACGGTTCAAGTGTAAACTGTGCGGAGATCTCATGCATACCTTGGATGAGAG GAAGCTCCATTACCTTTTGCGTCATCCCGGTCGGCACCCGTACGAATGCAAGGAGTGCGGGAAATCCTTCCAATACAAGTCCTCGCTGTACATGCACAAACAGGAGCATGTACCAAACAAAAAGATCTACAAGTGCGACGAGTGTGGAAAGACTTTCTTG aaAAGGGATTCTTTTCGCGAACATCAGATGATTCACGAGGGGCCGCGACACGCTTGTTCCTACTGTCCGATGCGTTTCGTTCAACGCTCGAACATGTTGCGACACGAACGGAGACACACGGGCGAGAGGCCGTATGCGTGTCAGCATTGCCCTCGAACATTCGCTGATAAAGGAGCGTGCACTTCGCATTCTag aACACATTCCAAACAAACTTCCTTCGCCTGTCTGTATTGCGGACAGACATTCGTGCAGAAATCTAAGCTGACGTATCATATAAGAAAACATACTGGAGAGA ATCTGGAGACTTGTCCGGTCTGCTCCAAGCTGTTCACCAGCGGTTGTTCCCTGAGGGAGCATATGAAGATTCACGATGCCAAGAAAGGATCCATCAAGTGTCCATTATGTG ACAAGCGCTACCAAGACGAGCGCTACATGCTGCGCCACTTGCGCATCAACCACACGAGCGCGCAGTACCCGTGCCCCGTCTGCGGCAAGGCGTTCGCCACGTGCACCAGTCTCAAGTATCACGTGATCACGCATAGTGCCGTCAACACGTTTAAG tgCAAAATCTGTCCGAAATCCTACGCGGCGAAGAAATCCATACTCAAACATCTCCGCAAACGACATGGCTTACGAGAAGCCGTGGTCAACCTCAAAGATTTCTACAGCCGTGTGGATCCGAGAGATTGCGAGTTGGGCCTCGACGAAGATACCATGACCAAAATATTCGGACCTCCGAACAAAAACCAACTGATAATCTCGGACAATTTGAATGTTAATGAGAAAGGTGAGACTTCATGCGAGAAATCCCACGAAGTGCTGATAAAGAATGAAGTGCCGAGCGAGCCTGAGGAGGAACTGGAGCCGACTGATTTCGTCAGCATTAAGATAGAGCAGTGTGCTGAAGATGATTAG
- the LOC106137893 gene encoding lipase 3-like, translating to MFWQFVIFTILFKSCYGSNGCTPFSAKNLGSVNSTLLSSLLEPIKDHLPVFNSSTVPNLDAFIEDFNAGSNNEDIHLNITQILSKYGYGPEQHQVNSGGYLLDIFRIPGNGSVVLLNHGLFSSSDDLISTGPDLGLPYLLADLGYDVWLGNSRGNLHGRKHESLSPDCAEFWQFTWDDIGRYDVPAIIDYILNVTNKKQLAFIGHSQGTTTYFVMASELPEYNDKISVMIALSSVTYLSHTQNPLIKILATISDPGNVLTQAIGLYELVPRNELTNAITTTACGTPELATIFCENLMFFALGADYSQINATLLPAFFAHYPGGGATKQLVHYGQLINSGKFRQFDHGVVGNVEKYGKISPPDYPLEKVRSKVMIFTADNDNFFSAPADRAKLIARLPNVVEVYNVPYPQFTHMDFILAKDLRKLAYPKVLEVLKKYA from the coding sequence ATGTTTTGgcaatttgttatttttacaatcttaTTCAAATCTTGCTATGGATCAAATGGATGTACACCCTTCTCAGCAAAAAACTTGGGCTCAGTTAACAGCACACTGTTAAGCTCTTTACTAGAACCAATCAAAGACCACCTTCCTGTATTCAACTCGTCTACGGTGCCAAATCTCGACGCCTTTATTGAAGATTTCAACGCCGGATCTAATAATGAAGACATACATCTCAACATAACGcagattttatcaaaatacggATATGGTCCCGAGCAACATCAAGTGAACAGCGGCGGATATCTCCTGGATATCTTCCGAATACCAGGCAATGGCTCGGTGGTATTACTTAATCATGGACTGTTTAGCAGCTCCGATGACTTAATTTCTACTGGGCCTGATCTCGGATTACCTTACCTTCTGGCAGACCTCGGTTACGACGTTTGGTTGGGAAACTCCCGAGGAAACTTGCACGGCAGGAAGCATGAGTCGCTCTCTCCAGACTGCGCCGAGTTCTGGCAATTCACCTGGGATGACATCGGCCGGTACGATGTACCTGCTATCATCGACTACATCTTGAACGTAACCAACAAAAAACAACTCGCTTTTATAGGACATTCTCAAGGTACAACTACCTATTTCGTCATGGCGTCAGAGCTTCCCGAGTACAACGACAAAATATCGGTAATGATAGCGTTGTCATCAGTAACGTATCTAAGTCATACACAAAACcctttgatcaaaatattagCTACAATTTCTGATCCTGGAAATGTTCTGACTCAAGCTATAGGTCTGTACGAATTGGTCCCTCGCAACGAACTAACAAATGCCATCACGACAACTGCATGTGGGACGCCGGAGTTGGCAACTATATTTTGCGAAAATCTCATGTTCTTCGCGCTCGGAGCGGATTATTCCCAAATAAATGCGACACTTCTGCCCGCATTCTTCGCACACTACCCGGGCGGAGGTGCTACGAAACAATTGGTTCACTACGGGCAACTGATTAATTCCGGAAAGTTTCGGCAGTTCGATCATGGTGTTGTTGGAAATGTTGAGAAATATGGTAAGATTTCTCCACCTGATTATCCTCTGGAGAAGGTAAGAAGTAAAGTGATGATTTTCACTGCTGATAACGACAACTTCTTTTCTGCGCCTGCTGATCGCGCCAAACTTATAGCTCGCCTGCCCAATGTAGTGGAAGTGTACAATGTGCCTTATCCTCAGTTCACTCACATGGACTTCATACTCGCAAAAGACCTCAGGAAGCTTGCTTACCCCAAAGTTTTGGAagtattaaagaaatatgcgtag